In candidate division WOR-3 bacterium, the genomic window GGGGATGTTTCATTTTTATTTTCTTCTAAATCTTTTTTATCTAAGAACAGAACAATCTTTGCTGATTCCCTATTAGTCGCAGTTAGTTTGTCAAAAGCAATTTGAAAATCTTCTAATAACATAGTATCAGTAATCACAGGTTTAACATTAAGGCGGCCCGATGAAAGTAAATTTCGCACTCGATACCAGGTATCAAAGATTTTTCTGCCGGAGATACCGTGAATTTGAATTCCCTTAAAGACAATGTCATTATCATAGTCAATATTTACGATTTGATTAGGTGAAATGCCAAAAGCTGAGACGCGACCACCTTTGCGTACCATTTTAAAGGCATCAGTTATTGAGTCTTGATTGCCAACAATTTCTAAAGCAATATCCGCCCCAACACCATAAGTAAAATCTTTGATATAAGCAATTCTCTGCTGACGGTTGAGTTCTTTGACCGAGATGATATGGTCAGCACCGAGTGATTTAGCAATTGTCATCATTTTTTCTGACATACCGATTAAGAAGATCTTTGCAACACCACAACAACGAGCAATTGCTACTGCAAAAAGGGAAATCGGACCATCACCAGTAATGACCATTGATTTACCCGCCACATCTGCATCTTCTCCTAATACTGCATACAGAGCATTACCTAATGGTTCTTGAACAGCGGCAAGTTCGTAGGGAATATTTTTATCGTTGTGCCATAAAACTCGCTCGGGAATATTGATATATTCAGTAAATACGCCATTACGGTCAACACCTAAAATTTCCATTTGTTCACCAATGTGCCTTTGATTTAACAAAGCATTAAAATCTCTCGGAAAATAGATATGAGTTTCAGCAGAAACATAGTCACCTTCTTTCACACCTCGGACATTTTTACCGATTTTTTCAACAATACCGCACATCTCATGGCCCATAATTTGTGGCAGTTTCTTTTCACCAATTCTCTCTTGTGACCATTTATCCCAATTGTAGATATGAATATCGGTTCCACAGATTCCTACTGCTTTAACTTTTACTAAAACTTCATCATCTGCTATATTGGGAATCGCAACATCTAAGAGTTCAACACCTTTTTGAGGTTTGGTTTTAACAATTGCTTTCATATTATATTATTTATATTATAAGATATTAGTGAGCGTGAAACGAATGTTTTTATGTGATTTATTACTCTTTATATTGATATTCTTCGTTTCACTCATAATGACATTTATATATAAAATCATAAAATGTTTTATACTGGTCTCGTATTTTATTTTTATAGACTGTGGTGTCTGTTGTTCCATTTAGTAATTGAATTTGCCTTGTAGTTTATCTAATTTTTCGCCTTCCATAATCTGGACACCAGCGCTAGTGCCGATACGATTAGCGCCGGCTTTTATCATAGCAATCGCAGTCTTATAATCTCTAATTCCACCAGAGGCTTTAACTCCCATTTTTTTGCCAACAGTTTTGCGTAAGAGTTTAACATCTTCAACCGTTGCTCCACCTGTAGAGAATCCCGTAGAGGTTTTAACAAATTTGGCACCGACTTTTTTTGCAATCTTAGCAACTTTGATTTTTTCTTCATCAGTTAGAAGACATGTTTCCAAGATTGTCTTTACGCTAATAGGTTTAACTGCTTTTACGACACTTTTTATGTCATCTTCTATAAGTTTATAATTCTTTGACTTTACGGCCCCAATATTAATTACCATATCAATTTCATCAGCACCATTTTTAATCGCTTGTAATGCTTCTAAAACTTTGACTTCGGTTGTGGTAGCACCTAATGGGAATCCTACTGCACAGCCGACTTTGACTTTTGAACCTTTTAATAACATTGACGCTAATTTGACATAACAAGGGTTTACAAAAACTGTAGCAAATTTATACTGCTTCGCTTCTGCGCACAATTTCATAATGTCTTTTTCTGAGGCTTCGGGTTTTAATAAGGTATGGTCAATATATTTATTAAGATTTTTTATCATAGTTTGAACGCTTCCTTTCTTTTCTTGTTCGGTGTTTTTTATTATTTTTTACAGTTTCAACTTCAAATAACTTGGGAATTTTATAAAT contains:
- a CDS encoding alcohol dehydrogenase catalytic domain-containing protein; this encodes MKAIVKTKPQKGVELLDVAIPNIADDEVLVKVKAVGICGTDIHIYNWDKWSQERIGEKKLPQIMGHEMCGIVEKIGKNVRGVKEGDYVSAETHIYFPRDFNALLNQRHIGEQMEILGVDRNGVFTEYINIPERVLWHNDKNIPYELAAVQEPLGNALYAVLGEDADVAGKSMVITGDGPISLFAVAIARCCGVAKIFLIGMSEKMMTIAKSLGADHIISVKELNRQQRIAYIKDFTYGVGADIALEIVGNQDSITDAFKMVRKGGRVSAFGISPNQIVNIDYDNDIVFKGIQIHGISGRKIFDTWYRVRNLLSSGRLNVKPVITDTMLLEDFQIAFDKLTATNRESAKIVLFLDKKDLEENKNETSPK
- the deoC gene encoding deoxyribose-phosphate aldolase; amino-acid sequence: MIKNLNKYIDHTLLKPEASEKDIMKLCAEAKQYKFATVFVNPCYVKLASMLLKGSKVKVGCAVGFPLGATTTEVKVLEALQAIKNGADEIDMVINIGAVKSKNYKLIEDDIKSVVKAVKPISVKTILETCLLTDEEKIKVAKIAKKVGAKFVKTSTGFSTGGATVEDVKLLRKTVGKKMGVKASGGIRDYKTAIAMIKAGANRIGTSAGVQIMEGEKLDKLQGKFNY